In the genome of Flavobacteriaceae bacterium YJPT1-3, the window TTTTCAGATAGGTTGCCTCATCAACCACTTTACCTTTTTCAGGGGCTTCGAGAACAAGGGGGCCTTCAGGATTCAAAACGATCTTGGTACACATGTACGAAAGATCGCCACTATTGATCTCTAAAATAAGTCCGGGACAACCCCAATATTGGTCGGGACCATGCTGGAGGGGAATATCCAGCGTATACCAGGCCGTAGTGATGCGCTCCTCCTTGGTTTCGGAAATCGCCTCATCTCCATCCTCCAGATGCTGGGTGGTGATAGTATCTTTCCGTACAGCCTTAAAGCAGGTATACTGGCCAATATTCTTGGTCTCATTAATGAATTCCCAGTTGGATTGCTCCAGACTATCCTTGATCAAAAAGACTTTTCCCATCATATCGCTTTGTCTTACGTAGCGCTTTTCTTTGATATTCTTATACAGTTCATCCTGGTTTCCACTGACTACGATCTTGAATCCGCTGGCTGAAGCCATATCGGGTTTGTCGAGCGTGGCTTCTTCTTTCCAGAGGGAGGCCTTGTCGTCAAAATTGAGGGTATAGGTTCTTTGGAATTGACGTCTGAGTTGTTCTTGAATGGAGCGTTGCAATTCATCGCCCATGGTACTGTCCATTTTGATGTCCACTCTCTGTTGCGATTGATATGTAGCCGTACCTTTAAACTGTTGCGCGGTCAGATTGGCTTTCGCGCCCTGCCTGCCGGCAGGCAGGAAAGCGATCACCAAAAGACTGATCATTAGATTTTTCATGTGTTTATTGTTTTGATTGTTGTTCCTCTAGTTGTGCTGCGAACTTTTCCATTCTTTGCAGAAGCTCCTTCATTTGCTCACTATCCCTCAGCTGAACAAGCATATTTTTAAGCTCTTCACTTTCGCCCAGGGCTAGTGCAAGTCGCTGCAGTTGGGGATAGACTTCTCGTAAATCAGCCAGTTCGACCGCTTCCTGCAGTTCTTCTTCGCTATCGGCTTCAATGGAGAAGGCGTAACTGACTTTTGCATTAGAATCCTCTATGCTCAAGGTGTTTGCAGTCTTAGATTCATCCAATTGTGCTCCAAGCCTTTTGAGCAACTGATAGAGTTCCGTCTTATTTGTTTCCGTGTTCTGGGTGTCTTCTGTGGTGGTTGACCCCTCCTGATCGAAACGAATGGTGATCTTATCTTTTTTCGTTTCCTCTCGCTGAGGCTGCTGGGCCGTTGCTGAAATCGTAAAGAAAGTCATGATGAGTAGAATTAAGGTTTTCATAAGTATTCGTTTTTTTGATTAATGCTGGTACAAATATGGCCAGTAGAAGCATTCATTTGGGTTAACGAGCGTTAACGTGTGTTAAGCGATTTGGTAGTGGTGTAGCACCCCACTACATTTGGAGCATGAACAAAAAGCGATATACCGGTATTCTTTACTTCATTATTCTGGTCATTGGAGTGACCCTGATCACCCAAATTTATTGGAATTACAAAAACTACCAAGCCGGAAAGCAGCAGCTGATCAATGAAGTACAAATCAGCCTGGACCAGGCGGTAGATTCGTATTATGAGATGAAAGCGGCGCAGAATACCTTGGGATTTATTGGAAATCAACTCCCTGACTCTGATATGATCTCCAATCAACTGCGCCGGTATGAAAATCTATCCGAACGTGGATTTTCCCAAAGTCATACCGTGGCTATCTCCGATTCGTTGAATGATCTTGGTTATTTAAGCATAACCGGGGCCAACAGTGAACAGATCGACTCCATCCTGGAGGCTAAAAAGGAAGAATTTAATGCTGCTGAGGGTTGGGGCTTGAATATTTATAGTGATTCACCGGTAAAACAGGAGGGCGATGTTAAATTAGACTCCTCCTCCAACGTATTTAAATTGCTAACCGCCAAGGTGGCGGACAGCAGTCGGCAGGAAGCGATCAAGAACCTGACCAGCAAAATTGTAATTTCCTTTAGTGATGATCGGCTGGACCTCAATTCGTTGGACAGTTTAGTCGATCAGGAACTGCAACGAAAGCAGATTGATCGTATTGACCACAGACTGATCTACCGCGACAACCCCAGGCTGCGTTCTATGGAGAAAAGCAATCAAAAGGTAGATTCTACAGAACAGCAAGCAGATCAGGAACATTATGATCTATATGTGCAATCCAATTCTAACCTCCTGCCCAATACGGGTACGCTCGAATTGGGTTTTGAAAATGTTGAAGGATTGGTGCTGCAGCGAAATATGGTAGGTATTGGAATCAGTTTTCTCCTTCTGGCCGCAGTCGTTGCTTGTTTATTGTATCTACTGAAGATCATTCAGGAACAACATAAATTGGCCGAAATACGCAATGACTTTATCAGTAACATCACCCATGAATTTAAAACCCCCATGGCTACCATAGGTGTAGCTTTGGAAGGCCTGCAACACTTTAATCAGGAAAACGATCCTGAAAAGACCGAAAAATATCTAGGAGTTTCCCGGGATCAATTGGGTAAACTTAACATAATGGTGGAGAAAATTCTGGAGACAGCAACTTTAGATAAAGAGCGCCTGCAATTGGATCGTGCTCCGACTTCTATCACCGACCTGTTGGAAAAACTGGTACAGAAACACCAGCAGAATGTACCTGAAGTATCCATTGAATTTCATCGCCCCGACCATGAGCTTTTCGCAAATTTGGATGTGTTTCATTTTGAGAATGCGGTTGATAATCTGCTGGATAATGCGATCAAATATGGACTTCCACCCATCATTGTTCAGCTATCCACAACCAAAGGTCAACTCCTGCTTCAGATAATCGATCAGGGCACCTCACTACAACGGGATCATGCGCAGCGACTGTTTGAGAAATTTTATCGGGTACCCAAAGGGAATCAACATGACATCAAGGGATTTGGTATCGGCTTGTATTATACCAGGACCATCATTGAGAAACACGGGGGCAGTATTGAGGTGAAAACACAACCGTCCACTTCCTTCATCATAAAACTTCCTTATGCAGAAAATTAAGCTGTTGCTCGCAGAAGACGAACCCGCTTTGGGTCAGATCATTAAAGAGAGTTTGGAGACCCGAGCCTTTGAAGTGGTGCACTGCACCAATGGTGTTGAGGCCAAGGAAGTGTATAGCTCACTTGCTCCCGATTTACTAGTATTGGACGTGATGATGCCTAAAAAAGACGGTTTTACACTGGCTAAGGAAATCCGGGCTATAGACGATGAGATTCCCATTATTTTTTTAACGGCAAAATCGCAGGCTGTTGATGTGGTGGAAGGCTTTTCCGTAGGAGGTAATGACTATTTAAAGAAGCCCTTTAGTATGGAAGAATTGATCGCTCGGATCAATAACCTGTTGCAACGAAAGAATCTTCAGAAAAAAGGCGAGATTCTGAATTTTGGAAAATTCACTTTCGATTTTCAAAAACAACTGTTGAAATTTGGAGAAGAGGAGGAACGATTAACCCATCGGGAAGCTCATCTCCTTTTCCATCTGGTCAAAAATGCCAACCAGGTATTGGATCGCTCCCTCATTCTCAACAAGCTTTGGGGTAATGACGATTTCTTCAGTGCCCGAAGCATGGATGTATTCATCAGCAAGCTCCGCAAAAAGCTCAAAGCAGACAAATCGGTCGAAATCATCAATATACGTGGCTACGGTTACAAACTGATTTGCTAAGTATGGCCTTATTTTTGTACTTTGGCTGCCTATGAAAGTACGGCTTTTTCTATTTCTATTAATCCTTTCTGGCTGCATAACAGCTCAAGAAATTGCTGCTGTGAGTACGGCTAAAATCCCTTTACAAGCAGATCAATTTGTGGGCGTCGATGACTATAAAAGCCTGTATTTTATTCGCAACAATACTTTTTACAAAATTCAAGGCACCCAATCCTTTCAATTCAGCGCATTGCGTTTAGGTAGACTTACCCAGGTTGATATCATCAATCCGTTGAAGATAACCCTGTTTTATGAAGATAGCAACACGGTAGTGGTTGTTGACAATCGTCTAAATGAGATCACACGTATCAATTTTAGCGAGATCTCAAGACCGCGCAATGTGAGTCATGTGACCACGGCCGGAAATCAGCAATTTTGGATCTTTAATGTCGATCTGAAGCGAATTGAAATCTTTGATTATTTTCAACGCAGAGTAGTGGCTAATTTCCCGCCAGAGTCCGGAATAGCAAAAGCAATGACCAGCGATTTTAACTACTGTTGGATTGTGGTTGGCAACCGGTATAAAAAATATAGTCTGTATGGTAATTTGTTACAAGATAGCCCTAGTTTGGGCGCGAACTTTCTAGAACAGCATGATGGTAATTTAGTCACCTTCCTTCCTGATAACACAAATGATCCTAAGCTGGAAGATTATGTGTCTTTGAATACGCTGTATTACATGCCCAAAGGATCCCGTCTTTTTTATGCAATAGGAATCCCAGAAATGGAGGTGAAACAGTTTTTCCTCACCAGCGAAATCCTCTATATTTACGACGGCAAGCAGATCAATGCCTTTAAGCTCAAGATTTCTTAAAAAATCAACCCCATGCACATCGCAATTGCCGGCAATATAGGGTCGGGAAAAACTACACTCACCAAATTACTCAGCAAGCATTATAAATGGCAACCCCAATACGAAGATGTAGTTGACAATCCGTACCTGGATGATTTTTACAATTCGATGGAACGCTGGTCCTTTAATTTGCAGGTTTATTTCCTCAATAGCCGTTTTCGGCAATTATTGGAGATCAGAGACAGTAAAAAAAGCATCATACAGGACCGAACGATATACGAAGACGCCTATATTTTTGCGCCCAACCTGCATGCAATGGGCTTAATGACCAACCGGGATTTTAACAACTACCGCTCGTTGTTTGATCTCATGGAAAGTGTGGTCGACGCGCCTGATCTGTTGATCTATTTGCGGAGCAGCATCTCCAATCTGGTCGCTCAGATCCATAAGCGGGGGCGGGATTACGAAAACAGTATTAGCATCGATTACCTCAGCCGACTTAACGAGCGCTACGAGGGATGGATCCACGATTATGATAAAGGACAACTCTTGATCATAGACGTCGATAATTTGAATTTTGTAGACAACCCGGAAGATTTGGGAGATGTGATCAATCGAATTGATGCCGAATTACACGGATTATTCTAAGATCGCTTTACGCGAAATCAACCCCTGTTGTAGTGCATGATCGCGGGCTTGTTCACTACGTTCAACAAGTATCGCCGGTACACTTTCGTACGATTCAAGAACGGAGCGCACTCTTAGCACTCTTTTTCTGTGCTTTACCGATCGCAAATACACCGCTAGTATCCGATCCGGATACTCTTGGGCTATTTCCAGATAGATATCGGCATCATGCTCTCCACTATCCCCAATGAGGATAAATTTTAAATCAGGATAAGTCTTAAGAATATTCCGTATCTCTTTCTGCTTATGGGGCTTTTCAGGGACTGCTTTTTGTTTTTGAAAAGGATCTTTAAAGTCCCGCAGCAATAAAGGCCCCTTGGGGAAATTATTAGTACTCAGAAAGGTGTCTAAATAATGATACAGGTTCCAGGGACTGTTACTCACGTAAAAAATCGGATTGGCCTTAGTTCCGGAACTGCCACGATGAAATTGGTGATACAAGGCTGCTGCTCCCTTTAATGGAGATCGCTGAGCCACATGTCTGAACAGGGAATTGATGATTAACCTCCATTTGAGGAAAGAGGCCACACCCGTGTGTAAAATGGTATCATCTACATCACTGATGACTCCGTATTCTGCATTTGCATCCGGAATGAGCATTTTTCCCTGAAAGGTATTTGCTCCAAGAATAGGAGCCGTCAAGCTTTGATCGTCATAGGCCACTTGATAATTCATCCAACCCTCGCTGTTGCTCCACTGGTCTAAGGAAGTCGCTTCTTGATCTAACTTAAAATAACCTTCGTCATTCGTGGTGACGTAATCGGAATGACCTTGCGGCCATTCAATACGTAAACGGGTATTTCGCTGTTCGTCACTCATGAACTGCTTCCATGAGTTCCTGAATGCCCCCCAAAGTCCGGTATCGTTGAGATCAACCCCTCTATGGGTCAATGCTCGACCCAGTAAATACAAATGCCTAGCCGTCCCGTAGGTGGCGTAGGCATGAATTTGTAAAGGTTTTCGTTGAGCCATTCAGGGTATAAAGGTCGCAGTTTTTTCTTTAGGAGACCTGAGTTGATTTGGGCACCTCTTTCACTTCTCCACGTGCCGGATAATCATTGTCCAATACATAATCAATGGCCTTCAGAATATCGTTGACTCTTGGGCGCGCAAACGGCATGGTCTGCACGGAAGAAAAGAACAGGGTTCCATCCGGTTGAACTAAAAATAATCCAGGTTCAGTGAAATACTCCGGCTCTTTATCGCTTATGGCTTCAGATATGTACAAGCCATATTCCCGTGCTTTTTCAAAATCCAAATTAAAGCCAATAGGTAAGGCGGTCACCTCCCAATCTTCGCCGGCCTGCTTGGCACGTTCTTCGGAATCGCTGCTTATGGCGATGACATTCACTCCACGATCGGTGAATTCGTCCAATTGGTCCGCTACTTCTTGCAATTGCTTTTTACATAATGGGCAATGGAGGCCTCGGTAAAAAATGAGTAAAGTGAAATGATCAGGACTCTGATCGCTGAGTTTCCATAAGGTATCGTTGATCAGTGACAATTCTAAGGCAGGTACTTTGGTTCTGGGTTTAAGCATAGTTTTTCTTTAAAAGATAACCGATGAAATAGGGTAGATCGCTAAAATAGCTGGTAAACCTTTGTTAAGGATCTTTCAAAAAAATCAAAAAAAAAGCGAACCAATGGTTCGCTTTTAGGTATTGATCATGGATAAAATCTAGGCTCCTGTTGTTTTTTCCACCTCCATGATTATTTCCTTTTTTCCAGGTTTTTCTTTTACTTCCAGAGTTTTCAAGCCCTCAATTTTGGCCTCTAGCTCTTCCAGTGAACCTTCCATGCGCTCTTCTTGTACCTGCTTTTCACCATTGACGATGGTCGTTGTCGTAACCACCCCAACCGCTTGATCATCATCTCCGGCGGTCAGTTGCACTTCTACCTGCTTTGCATTTTCGATTTCTCCGGCGACCATCGTTGCATCCTCTTCCAGGTGCCCGCCCAGGATGGGCGCTACAACCAAGCCAATCAAACAGGTCAACTTGATCAAAATGTTCATTGAAGGACCAGAAGTATCCTTAAACGGATCTCCTACGGTATCTCCCGTTACCGCTGCTTTATGCGCGTCAGAACCCTTGTAGGTCATCTCTCCATTGATCATTACTCCGGCTTCAAATGATTTCTTCGCATTGTCCCATGCACCACCAGCATTGTTTTGGAAGATTGCCCAAAGCACTCCGCTCACCGTTACTCCGGCCATATAGCCTCCTAGCATTTCAGCGATGGCTCCAGATTCCATACCAAAGATCATTGGAACAAAAGCGATCAACAAAGGGAATCCGATCGCTAAGAATCCGGGCAGCATCATTTCCTTTAGGGAAGCCTGGGTAGAAATCTCCACACACTTATCGTACTGTGGTTTACCGGTACCTTCCATAATTCCAGGAATTTCTCTGAACTGTCGTCGTACCTCCTGTACCATTTGCATAGCCGCTTTTCCTACTGCATTCATCGCAAGAGCAGAGAATACCACGGGTACCATTCCACCTACAAAAAGCATAGCCAGTACGGGGGCCTTGAAAATATTGATTCCATCGATTCCTGTGAAAGTCACATAGGCCGCAAAAAGAGCTAAGGATGTTAAGGCTGCAGAAGCGATCGCAAATCCTTTTCCGGTCGCTGCGGTCGTGTTCCCTACCGAATCCAAAATATCGGTACGCTCACGCACGATTGGCTCCTGTTCACTCATCTCAGCGATACCTCCTGCGTTATCCGAAATAGGTCCGAAAGCATCGATCGCCAATTGCATAGCGGTAGTAGCCATCATAGCCGAAGCCGCTAACGCGACTCCGTAGAATCCTGCAAAGGCATAAGATGCCCAGATCGCACCGGCAAAGAGTAAGACCGATGGGAAGGTAGAGATCATTCCGGTAGCCAGACCAGCGATGATGTTGGTTCCTGCACCTGTACTGGATTGCTGAACGATCTTCAAGATCGGAGCTTTACCTAGTCCGGTGTAATATTCCGTCACAGAAGAGATGGTCGCTCCAACCACCAATCCGACGAGTGTCGCATA includes:
- a CDS encoding GLPGLI family protein; this translates as MKNLMISLLVIAFLPAGRQGAKANLTAQQFKGTATYQSQQRVDIKMDSTMGDELQRSIQEQLRRQFQRTYTLNFDDKASLWKEEATLDKPDMASASGFKIVVSGNQDELYKNIKEKRYVRQSDMMGKVFLIKDSLEQSNWEFINETKNIGQYTCFKAVRKDTITTQHLEDGDEAISETKEERITTAWYTLDIPLQHGPDQYWGCPGLILEINSGDLSYMCTKIVLNPEGPLVLEAPEKGKVVDEATYLKISDEKAKEMMERYSAGKKRGKDSKSFSIRIGG
- a CDS encoding HAMP domain-containing sensor histidine kinase codes for the protein MNKKRYTGILYFIILVIGVTLITQIYWNYKNYQAGKQQLINEVQISLDQAVDSYYEMKAAQNTLGFIGNQLPDSDMISNQLRRYENLSERGFSQSHTVAISDSLNDLGYLSITGANSEQIDSILEAKKEEFNAAEGWGLNIYSDSPVKQEGDVKLDSSSNVFKLLTAKVADSSRQEAIKNLTSKIVISFSDDRLDLNSLDSLVDQELQRKQIDRIDHRLIYRDNPRLRSMEKSNQKVDSTEQQADQEHYDLYVQSNSNLLPNTGTLELGFENVEGLVLQRNMVGIGISFLLLAAVVACLLYLLKIIQEQHKLAEIRNDFISNITHEFKTPMATIGVALEGLQHFNQENDPEKTEKYLGVSRDQLGKLNIMVEKILETATLDKERLQLDRAPTSITDLLEKLVQKHQQNVPEVSIEFHRPDHELFANLDVFHFENAVDNLLDNAIKYGLPPIIVQLSTTKGQLLLQIIDQGTSLQRDHAQRLFEKFYRVPKGNQHDIKGFGIGLYYTRTIIEKHGGSIEVKTQPSTSFIIKLPYAEN
- a CDS encoding response regulator transcription factor, with product MQKIKLLLAEDEPALGQIIKESLETRAFEVVHCTNGVEAKEVYSSLAPDLLVLDVMMPKKDGFTLAKEIRAIDDEIPIIFLTAKSQAVDVVEGFSVGGNDYLKKPFSMEELIARINNLLQRKNLQKKGEILNFGKFTFDFQKQLLKFGEEEERLTHREAHLLFHLVKNANQVLDRSLILNKLWGNDDFFSARSMDVFISKLRKKLKADKSVEIINIRGYGYKLIC
- a CDS encoding deoxynucleoside kinase; protein product: MHIAIAGNIGSGKTTLTKLLSKHYKWQPQYEDVVDNPYLDDFYNSMERWSFNLQVYFLNSRFRQLLEIRDSKKSIIQDRTIYEDAYIFAPNLHAMGLMTNRDFNNYRSLFDLMESVVDAPDLLIYLRSSISNLVAQIHKRGRDYENSISIDYLSRLNERYEGWIHDYDKGQLLIIDVDNLNFVDNPEDLGDVINRIDAELHGLF
- a CDS encoding DUF2183 domain-containing protein; amino-acid sequence: MAQRKPLQIHAYATYGTARHLYLLGRALTHRGVDLNDTGLWGAFRNSWKQFMSDEQRNTRLRIEWPQGHSDYVTTNDEGYFKLDQEATSLDQWSNSEGWMNYQVAYDDQSLTAPILGANTFQGKMLIPDANAEYGVISDVDDTILHTGVASFLKWRLIINSLFRHVAQRSPLKGAAALYHQFHRGSSGTKANPIFYVSNSPWNLYHYLDTFLSTNNFPKGPLLLRDFKDPFQKQKAVPEKPHKQKEIRNILKTYPDLKFILIGDSGEHDADIYLEIAQEYPDRILAVYLRSVKHRKRVLRVRSVLESYESVPAILVERSEQARDHALQQGLISRKAILE
- a CDS encoding peroxiredoxin-like family protein; the encoded protein is MLKPRTKVPALELSLINDTLWKLSDQSPDHFTLLIFYRGLHCPLCKKQLQEVADQLDEFTDRGVNVIAISSDSEERAKQAGEDWEVTALPIGFNLDFEKAREYGLYISEAISDKEPEYFTEPGLFLVQPDGTLFFSSVQTMPFARPRVNDILKAIDYVLDNDYPARGEVKEVPKSTQVS
- a CDS encoding sodium-translocating pyrophosphatase — protein: MEALMIYMPIALAVLGLIYMFIKQSWVLKQDAGDGKMKEISDHIYEGALAFLSAEYRLLSIFVIVVSVALAVVSFVVPTTHWLIVIAFIAGAIFSAFAGNVGMKIATKTNVRTTQAARTSLPQALKISFGGGTVMGLGVAGLAVLGLTAFFIFFFHFFMDGIWTSTADMTVVLETLAGFSLGAESIALFARVGGGIYTKAADVGADLVGKVEAGIPEDDPRNPATIADNVGDNVGDVAGMGADLFGSYVATVLAAMVLGNYVIRDMGGNIVSEGFAGIGPVLLPMAIAGAGIIISVIGTMLVKISSNDAKEAQVMGALNIGNWTSIILVAVSCFGLCYYMLPETMQMEFFGEGLQDISKMRVFYATLVGLVVGATISSVTEYYTGLGKAPILKIVQQSSTGAGTNIIAGLATGMISTFPSVLLFAGAIWASYAFAGFYGVALAASAMMATTAMQLAIDAFGPISDNAGGIAEMSEQEPIVRERTDILDSVGNTTAATGKGFAIASAALTSLALFAAYVTFTGIDGINIFKAPVLAMLFVGGMVPVVFSALAMNAVGKAAMQMVQEVRRQFREIPGIMEGTGKPQYDKCVEISTQASLKEMMLPGFLAIGFPLLIAFVPMIFGMESGAIAEMLGGYMAGVTVSGVLWAIFQNNAGGAWDNAKKSFEAGVMINGEMTYKGSDAHKAAVTGDTVGDPFKDTSGPSMNILIKLTCLIGLVVAPILGGHLEEDATMVAGEIENAKQVEVQLTAGDDDQAVGVVTTTTIVNGEKQVQEERMEGSLEELEAKIEGLKTLEVKEKPGKKEIIMEVEKTTGA